Proteins encoded in a region of the Mycolicibacterium neoaurum genome:
- a CDS encoding pyridoxamine 5'-phosphate oxidase family protein has protein sequence MSAETPSTTVTRLREKQRTDRAGLDQLLDSTPLATVALIRDGHPVAFPIGFARLGDDLVIHGSTGSPWLRALSAGVPAAVSVTTLDGVVVARSGFESSFHYRSAALYGCFEPIVDADKLPVLEALTDAFIPGRVSELRVSTRRELAASLVLRLPITADNWSLKISDDWPEDPDEDIAAGAWAGVVPLSVTYGTPRRAPDCDPGIPEPASVRSMAGELRSWANPV, from the coding sequence GTGAGTGCCGAAACCCCGTCCACCACCGTCACCAGATTGCGGGAGAAGCAGCGCACCGACCGCGCCGGTCTGGACCAACTGCTCGACAGCACACCGCTGGCCACGGTGGCGTTGATCCGCGACGGACACCCGGTGGCGTTTCCCATCGGATTCGCCCGACTCGGCGACGATCTGGTGATCCACGGGTCCACCGGATCGCCGTGGCTGCGCGCGCTGTCTGCCGGCGTACCGGCCGCTGTATCGGTGACGACGCTCGATGGCGTCGTGGTCGCCCGCAGTGGTTTCGAATCCTCGTTCCACTACCGCAGCGCGGCCCTGTACGGCTGCTTCGAGCCGATCGTCGATGCCGACAAACTGCCGGTGTTGGAGGCACTGACCGACGCCTTCATCCCGGGCCGGGTTTCCGAGCTGCGCGTCAGCACGCGCCGGGAGCTGGCCGCGAGTCTGGTTCTGCGGCTGCCGATCACCGCCGACAACTGGTCGCTGAAGATCAGCGACGATTGGCCGGAAGATCCGGACGAGGACATCGCCGCGGGGGCGTGGGCCGGGGTGGTACCGCTGTCGGTGACCTACGGCACTCCGCGGCGTGCGCCCGACTGCGATCCGGGGATCCCCGAGCCCGCTTCGGTCCGGTCGATGGCCGGCGAGCTGCGCAGCTGGGCCAATCCGGTGTGA
- a CDS encoding DinB family protein — translation MTDTPPPRTGGSEIEVLRGFLDYLRTSIAGKVDGAPEPQVRTALVPSGTNLLGLLNHLIFVERWIFLGDNVSDWSATFTAASDDTVTDVLRRYRATVAQANEVLDQCADLSEPVMAGKKSPSARWALTHMIEETGRHAGHADILRELIDGSTGR, via the coding sequence ATGACCGATACCCCACCACCGCGCACCGGCGGCAGTGAGATCGAGGTGTTACGGGGGTTCCTCGACTATCTGCGCACCTCCATCGCGGGCAAGGTCGACGGCGCTCCCGAACCGCAGGTGCGCACCGCATTGGTGCCCTCGGGAACCAACCTGCTGGGTCTGCTCAACCACCTGATATTCGTGGAGCGGTGGATCTTCCTCGGCGACAACGTCTCTGATTGGTCGGCGACCTTCACTGCGGCTTCCGATGACACCGTCACCGACGTGTTAAGGCGCTACCGGGCGACAGTGGCGCAGGCCAATGAGGTGCTCGACCAGTGCGCCGACCTCAGCGAACCTGTGATGGCAGGCAAGAAGTCACCCAGCGCGCGATGGGCGCTGACCCACATGATCGAGGAGACCGGCAGGCACGCCGGGCATGCCGACATCCTGCGTGAGCTGATCGACGGTTCGACGGGTCGGTGA
- a CDS encoding 3'(2'),5'-bisphosphate nucleotidase CysQ gives MTDHELAARLATEAGELLLQVREEFAAAEAKERKAAGDKRSHDFLMAAFAEHRPGDAVLSEEGADDLVRLNSERVWIVDPLDGTREFSELGRTDWAVHVALWEGGELVAGAVALPAQGVTLATPTVDTPAAAPGPPRVVVSRTRPPAVALAVRDALGGVLVEMGSAGAKVASVVQGISDVYVHAGGQYEWDSAAPVAVARAAGLFTSRIDGSPLVYNQSDVSLPDLIVCRPELAEAVLTVTRLE, from the coding sequence GTGACCGATCACGAGTTGGCGGCCCGGCTCGCCACCGAAGCCGGTGAACTGCTGCTCCAAGTGCGCGAGGAGTTCGCCGCCGCCGAGGCCAAGGAGCGGAAGGCCGCGGGGGACAAGCGGTCCCACGACTTCCTGATGGCCGCGTTCGCCGAGCACCGGCCCGGTGATGCGGTGCTCTCCGAGGAGGGCGCTGATGACTTGGTCCGGCTGAACTCCGAGCGGGTGTGGATCGTCGACCCGCTCGACGGGACCCGCGAGTTCTCCGAGCTCGGGCGTACCGACTGGGCGGTACACGTGGCGCTCTGGGAGGGCGGTGAGCTGGTCGCCGGCGCGGTCGCGCTGCCCGCACAGGGCGTCACGCTGGCCACCCCGACGGTGGACACCCCGGCCGCCGCGCCGGGTCCGCCCCGGGTGGTGGTCTCACGCACCCGTCCGCCGGCGGTGGCGCTGGCGGTGCGCGACGCGCTGGGCGGCGTGCTCGTCGAAATGGGTTCGGCGGGAGCCAAAGTCGCCTCGGTCGTGCAGGGCATCTCCGATGTCTACGTGCACGCCGGCGGACAGTACGAGTGGGACTCGGCGGCTCCGGTCGCGGTTGCGCGTGCCGCCGGGCTGTTCACGTCCCGTATCGACGGTTCGCCGTTGGTCTACAACCAGTCCGATGTCTCGCTGCCCGACCTCATCGTGTGCCGTCCCGAGCTGGCCGAGGCGGTGCTGACGGTCACCCGGCTCGAGTGA
- a CDS encoding cysteine hydrolase family protein, with amino-acid sequence MSRPTLRNLEDLPAAPRPLKDSALVLVDCQNTYTYGVMELDGVQAALEQAAVLLDRARSAGIPVIHIQHNGGVGSPYDITAEVGAIVDAVAPRDGEPVVVKQYPNSFVQTDLDERLKAVGATDLVVAGFMTHMCINSTARGAFNLGYAPTVVAAATATRSLPGPDGTDVPAAALQSASLAALSDLFAVVVPDAAAIPD; translated from the coding sequence ATGAGTCGCCCCACCCTGCGCAACCTGGAAGATCTGCCCGCCGCACCGCGGCCGCTGAAGGACTCGGCGCTGGTCCTGGTCGACTGCCAGAACACCTACACCTACGGCGTGATGGAGCTCGACGGTGTGCAGGCCGCGCTCGAGCAGGCCGCGGTACTGCTGGACCGCGCCCGCAGCGCGGGCATCCCGGTGATCCATATCCAGCACAACGGCGGGGTGGGCTCGCCGTACGACATCACCGCCGAGGTCGGCGCGATCGTCGACGCGGTCGCACCTCGCGACGGTGAGCCGGTGGTGGTCAAGCAGTATCCGAACTCGTTCGTCCAGACCGATCTCGACGAGCGGCTCAAGGCGGTGGGCGCCACCGACCTGGTGGTGGCCGGGTTCATGACGCACATGTGCATCAATTCCACCGCGCGCGGCGCATTCAACCTCGGTTACGCCCCGACGGTAGTGGCCGCCGCGACGGCGACCCGGTCGCTGCCGGGCCCCGACGGCACGGACGTACCCGCCGCCGCACTGCAGTCGGCTAGCCTGGCCGCATTGAGCGATCTGTTCGCTGTCGTCGTCCCCGACGCCGCAGCCATACCCGACTGA